Proteins from a genomic interval of Spea bombifrons isolate aSpeBom1 chromosome 4, aSpeBom1.2.pri, whole genome shotgun sequence:
- the ASB13 gene encoding ankyrin repeat and SOCS box protein 13: protein MEIGDPPITTTSALRGPVIGDIGNWVDRTPIHDASRHGHTLQLKQLIETGVCVNLVTVDSITPLHEACLQGHIQCVKLLLGAGAQVDARNVDGSTPLCDASASGSLECMKLLLDYGAKVNPPLFTASPLHEACMNGNPECVKFLIEAGANLEAHDCHFGTALHVACAREHLDCAKALLCAGANVNAAKLHETALHHAAKVKNKDLIEMLVDFGGNVYARDNRGKRPSDYTWPNSPTAKCFEYYERMPRTLAQLCRITVRKALGQKAIENASKLNIPPRLIEYISYK, encoded by the exons ATGGAAATAGGTGACCCACCTATAACCACCACGTCGGCTCTCAGGGGCCCTGTAATTGGAGACATTG GGAATTGGGTTGACCGAACACCAATTCATGATGCTTCAAGACATGGCCACACGTTACAACTTAAGCAGCTGATCGAGACCGGAGTCTGCGTGAACTTGGTGACTGTGGACTCCATAACCCCCTTGCACGAAGCTTGTCTTCAGGGACACATTCAGTGTGTGAAATTGCTGCTTGGTGCAGGAGCCCAG GTGGATGCTAGGAATGTTGATGGAAGTACACCACTTTGTGACGCCTCTGCCTCTGGCAGCTTGGAGTGCATGAAGCTGCTCTTGGATTATGGAGCGAAAGTGAATCCTCCACTTTTTACTGCTTCCCCTCTTCATGAAGCGTGTATGAATG GTAATCCTGAATGTGTGAAATTCTTGATAGAAGCGGGTGCTAATCTAGAAGCTCATGACTGCCACTTTGGGACCGCACTGCATGTAGCCTGTGCCAGGGAGCATCTTGACTGTGCCAAAGCCTTACTCTGTGCAG GAGCTAATGTAAATGCAGCAAAACTCCATGAAACAGCCCTTCACCACGCTGCCAAGGTGAAGAACAAGGATCTGATTGAGATGCTTGTTGATTTTGGAGGAAACGTTTAtgccagagacaacagggggaAAAGGCCTTCTGATTACACCTGGCCAAACAGCCCCACTGCAAAATGTTTTGAGTACTATGAAA GGATGCCCAGAACTTTGGCGCAGCTTTGTCGGATCACAGTCAGGAAAGCCCTTGGACAAAAAGCAATAGAAAACGCCTCCAAATTAAACATACCTCCAAGACTTATCGAGTATATTTCGTATAAATAA